Proteins encoded within one genomic window of Halocatena marina:
- a CDS encoding transcription initiation factor IIB family protein codes for MTKSSGQRQYDHQTSSEFIDRESIECPECGGSTVRHDHERGERCCNECGLVIEGAMLDTGPEWRAFDATERQQKSRVGAPVTRTLHDKGLTTAIGWQNKDGNGRMLSTKQQKKMHRLRTWHERSRTANNRERNLQFALSEIDRMASALGVPKSMREIASVLYRRALNEDLIRGRSIEGIATAMLYVACRQEGFPRSLDELTEVSRVDRSEIARTYRYVARELALALEPADPRQYIPRFCSALELPKAVQSKAIEICTTTAEEGLLSGKSPTGYAAAAIYTASHLCDEETTQSDIASVAQVTEVTIRKRYHEQIDAIGLSIDV; via the coding sequence GGGGGATCCACTGTTCGTCATGATCACGAACGAGGGGAGCGCTGTTGTAATGAATGTGGGCTTGTGATTGAGGGAGCAATGCTCGACACAGGCCCCGAGTGGCGAGCGTTCGATGCAACCGAGCGCCAGCAGAAATCCCGTGTCGGTGCGCCTGTCACACGGACGCTCCACGATAAGGGGTTGACAACAGCTATTGGATGGCAAAATAAGGATGGGAACGGCCGAATGCTTTCCACAAAGCAACAAAAGAAGATGCATCGACTTCGTACGTGGCACGAACGGAGTCGCACCGCGAACAACAGGGAGCGAAATCTCCAGTTCGCACTCTCAGAAATAGACCGCATGGCCAGTGCCCTCGGCGTTCCAAAATCGATGCGTGAAATAGCGTCTGTGTTGTACCGGCGCGCGCTGAACGAGGATCTCATTCGGGGACGCTCCATTGAGGGCATCGCTACCGCGATGCTCTATGTGGCCTGTCGTCAGGAGGGATTTCCCCGAAGCCTCGACGAACTGACCGAGGTGTCGCGTGTCGATCGTTCGGAGATTGCCCGGACGTATCGATACGTCGCGCGCGAACTTGCGTTAGCGTTGGAACCCGCCGATCCGAGACAGTATATTCCTCGTTTTTGCTCTGCACTTGAACTTCCTAAAGCGGTTCAATCGAAAGCCATCGAGATCTGTACCACCACTGCCGAGGAAGGACTTCTGTCCGGGAAATCCCCAACAGGATACGCTGCAGCAGCTATCTACACTGCTTCACATCTCTGTGATGAGGAGACGACACAGAGCGATATCGCCAGCGTTGCTCAAGTAACAGAAGTCACTATCCGAAAGCGGTACCACGAACAGATCGATGCGATTGGTCTCTCGATAGACGTTTGA